Genomic window (Marinilabiliales bacterium):
AACCGGAGAGATATCGACTACCGAAACCGGTTTTTTGCCGGTAATCTCCAGCATTTTATCTTCTGCTTTATGAGCCCCTTCAGGGTTATGCGCATGGAGCAGGATGTAGTTCCAGATTGTCCTTCCACGACTTATTTTTTCAATATGCGTGTAAATATTTTTTAAGCTGGACTGCTGGCTGAAAGTTTTCCCGAATAAAACAGATTTTCCATTTTCATCCATCGAGATAACAGGGTTCAACCCAAGCGCAGAGGCTATAAAACCTTTTGGCCTGGAAACCCGTCCTCCCTTGATCATATATTTCAAATCCCTGACACTGACAAATATTTTTGCATTAAGCACATCAGACTTAATTGATCTTACGATGGATTCGACAGGCTCTCCGGCTTCAATGCCCTTTGCTGCTTTCAGCACCAGTAATCCGAGTGCTCCTGATAAATTCTTTGAATCGATCACATGAACGGGTTTGCTAAACTCCTTTTGTATGCGTTCGCCTGCCTTAACGCTGTTTGCATAGGTTCCGCTAAACTGCCCGGTAAGATGCAAGGCAATAATGGCATCATAATGCGAAGCCAGATGTGAATACAAGCTGGTAAAGGTCTGCTCGTTAATTTGAGATGTTTTGGGGAATTCAGCATTGGTCTCAAGTAAATCGTAAAACTGATCGGGTTGGATAGTCAGCTTATCCAGATAATGATTGTCGCCAAAATTCAGGTTTATGGGAACGACATTAATTTGATATAAATCAATCAATTCCTGTGACAAATCGCAAGTGGAATCAGTTACCAGGGCAATATTCCATTTTCTTTTGGTAATCGTTTCCTGCTGGCGGACCATATCGTCCACTTTCTGATATGTGATGGTTCCAATATCTTTCAGCCGGTGAAACAGTTCTGCCGGCTGGCTGGTGTGCACATGTATCCGGCAAATGCTCTCAGATCCGGCAACAACAACCGAATCACCGCTGGTACTTAAGGTTTCCTGAAGTTCGGATTTATTAATGGCCAAATTCTTTATGATGGCTTCGGTACAAAAACGGTGCTTGATCTCTTCGTATTTCATATCCTCCGAATGAACAAGAGAGATGGTTTCCTGCGATTCAACTTTCAGATTGCGGATGTCCCTGTTTTTTATAAACCCGATAATACCTTTAATGAACAGAACAAATCCTTTAGCTCCGGCATCTACAAAGCCTGTTTTTTTTAACACTTTTAATTTCAAGGTAGTCTCTGCCAAAGATTTTTCCAAAACAGCAAAGGAATCGATCATCACATTTCTGAAATCGTGGATGGCCTCTTT
Coding sequences:
- a CDS encoding DegV family EDD domain-containing protein; this encodes MSEAEKQGINGKFLYYAFIAGGNQILQNQAELNRINVFPVDDKDTGTNFASTVRWVIDTIKPHKSYKATVNNIADAALMGARGNSGVIFAQFLHGLNLETQNKPIITLPDFAESVKKSIPYMYEAVANPVEGTMLTVIKDWADFLTSKKEAIHDFRNVMIDSFAVLEKSLAETTLKLKVLKKTGFVDAGAKGFVLFIKGIIGFIKNRDIRNLKVESQETISLVHSEDMKYEEIKHRFCTEAIIKNLAINKSELQETLSTSGDSVVVAGSESICRIHVHTSQPAELFHRLKDIGTITYQKVDDMVRQQETITKRKWNIALVTDSTCDLSQELIDLYQINVVPINLNFGDNHYLDKLTIQPDQFYDLLETNAEFPKTSQINEQTFTSLYSHLASHYDAIIALHLTGQFSGTYANSVKAGERIQKEFSKPVHVIDSKNLSGALGLLVLKAAKGIEAGEPVESIVRSIKSDVLNAKIFVSVRDLKYMIKGGRVSRPKGFIASALGLNPVISMDENGKSVLFGKTFSQQSSLKNIYTHIEKISRGRTIWNYILLHAHNPEGAHKAEDKMLEITGKKPVSVVDISPVIGMHAGIGTIGISLLFDN